GACGCCCCCGTGAGCCCCCGCGACGGCGATTCGGCCACCGACGCCGGCGCCAAGATGCTGGCCGGCGTGCTCCAGTTCCGCGACCAGCGCGTGCGCGAGGTGATGCGCCCCCGCACCGAGGTCACCGCGCTGCGGCTCACCGCCACCGAGGAGGAGGTGCACGACGTCCTCCGGCGCGAGCGGTACTCGCGATACCCGGTCTACGCCGAGTCGCTGGACGACATCGTGGGCGTGTTTCTGGCCAAGGACCTGTGGCTGCACGAAACCGGCACGTCCTTCTCGCTGGCGCGCTACCTGCGCGAGACGCTGTTCGTGCCCGACACCCGCCCGGCCCAGCGCGTGCTCGACGATCTGCGCAAGACGCGCGCCCACATCGCCGTGGTACTCGACGAGTACGGCGGCACGGCGGGCATCGTGACCCTCGAAGACCTGGTGGAACAGGTCATCGGCGACATCAACGACGAACACGACGTGGCCACGCGCTCGGCCATCGAGACCGACGGCGTGCTGGAGTTGGCGGGCTCGCTGTCGCTGCAGCACGTGCGAGGCGAACACCAGCTGCCCATTCCCGATGGCGATTGGCAGACGATCGGCGGGTACACGTTCGCGCGGCTGGGGCGCGTGCCGCGCGTGGGCGACCGGGCGCCGTATCCGGGCGGTGAATTGGAGGTGGTGGCGATGGACGGGCGCCGCGTGGCGGCGCTGCGGGTGCACCCCGACGCCGAGGGCGACGATGCCGGAACGGACTGACCTCTCCGTGAACGCGTCGGTGGCCATTCCGCGGCACGAGCTGGAGGTGCGCGCGTCGCGGGCCGGCGGCGCGGGCGGGCAACACGTGAATACCTCGTCCACGCGCGTCGCGGTGGAGTGGAACGTGGCGCGGTCGCGCGCCATCACCGACGATCAGCGGGCGCGGTTGCTGACGGCGCTCGCCTCGCGCCTGACCACGGACGGGACGCTACGCGTGGTGGCCAGCGAGCGCCGGAGCCAGGCGCAGAATCGGGAGGCAGCCGAAGAGCGGCTGGCGGGCGTGGTGCGCCGCGCGCTGGTGGTGCCCAGGAAGCGGCGGCCCACGCGTCCTACGCGGGCATCGGTGGAGCGGCGGCTGGAGGCCAAGCGCCATCGCGGCAAGCGCAAACGTGACCGGCGCGACGACGTGGACTAGGCGGGGCGGTCGTCGCTCACGTGCCGGGCTTTCAGATCGGCGATCGCCTGCCGCAGTTGGGGCGCGACGCGTGAGCCGG
This DNA window, taken from Gemmatimonadaceae bacterium, encodes the following:
- a CDS encoding hemolysin family protein, whose protein sequence is MRPAFLRSMFQRMDRWIRGMFGIPDAPVSPRDGDSATDAGAKMLAGVLQFRDQRVREVMRPRTEVTALRLTATEEEVHDVLRRERYSRYPVYAESLDDIVGVFLAKDLWLHETGTSFSLARYLRETLFVPDTRPAQRVLDDLRKTRAHIAVVLDEYGGTAGIVTLEDLVEQVIGDINDEHDVATRSAIETDGVLELAGSLSLQHVRGEHQLPIPDGDWQTIGGYTFARLGRVPRVGDRAPYPGGELEVVAMDGRRVAALRVHPDAEGDDAGTD
- the arfB gene encoding alternative ribosome rescue aminoacyl-tRNA hydrolase ArfB, yielding MPERTDLSVNASVAIPRHELEVRASRAGGAGGQHVNTSSTRVAVEWNVARSRAITDDQRARLLTALASRLTTDGTLRVVASERRSQAQNREAAEERLAGVVRRALVVPRKRRPTRPTRASVERRLEAKRHRGKRKRDRRDDVD